ATGTCTGTGGCTGTCTTCCGTTTCTCTCATTTGTGTCAGCTCCACCATCTGAGAATTGCCCCCATACGCTCCTTGTCTTCCCTCCTCCGCTCAACTCCTCTTCACATCCCGCAAATGTTTTCAGAAGCTCTGATTGAAGTGATGGGCAGTGTTCCTTTAGATAATCATACCCATCTGACCTTATAACAgctgcaacaacaaaacaaatgtttATGAGCAACTTTTAAGTTTGGTGTGAAGTATGAGCTCGTAAGGAAAGATCTCTTACCGTTGAGATTCTCTGCTGCGAATTTCAGACATACGGATTTCAAGGCGGAAGCATTGTAGCGGTCAGCAAGCGCCAAAATATTAGCAACGGAATCTACTGATATATCCTTGCAGAGCACTGACTCGCACATTAAACTTAGTCTAGGCAACTTGTATTTATCAGCAGCTCCTAGTAGCTTTGCAGCTAATGTGTCTGATGCAGATGGACCAACAGAAGAAccggaagatgatgatgactccgCATCTTCAATTAGAGCATCCTTGTATATATAGTGGAGCAAAGCCTTCACCATGAATACATACAGAACCAGAGATAAATGTCATGCGTCTTAACTCTACAGTGTGTGGTATTGAATACTTTAGTGTCAAAACTTACCTTGAAAACCTTAGGCTCCATGTCAGTAACTTCAATATCACGATCTTCTTCCCCAGTAACAACATCAAGGAACTCGCTTTCAAAGACAGGAGATCGAGCAGCCAATACCAACCTGTGAGCACAGAACTTTTCGCCTGAGACATTGAAAGTTATATCTGAACCGTCCTCATTCTCCAGAAGCATCCCGAAGTGAGATCCAATATCAGATGCAGGAACGTGAATAGAATGTAACCGTGGGCAATCTATTTCTGAGACCACAACTCCCACTGTgcaattaattttcaaacaatcATCCTTCAGAAAATCAGATGTTTCCAGCATAGCTCTTCTAAAGAAACGCTTGTAGCCCCtgtaaccaaataaaaaatcaaatcagaatCTGTCTGAGCGAAACAGGGAAGCACAAAACTCAATGAGGGAATGATTCCTCTGCATTAACAATTTGACGTCTTTCTAATGCAGAGTCAAATCAAAGCCAAAGCCAAAGGAATCACCTTCAGGAAGAAGAAACCAGCAGACAGTGgttgattaataaataagaAGAACCTAACAATAGATTCTTAAAAGCAAAAACTAAAGGTAGCATGCTGCTTAAGTCATAGAAACGGTGTAAAACCTAACATGAACAGATTCATAAAAGCAAGAAAGCTGGCAATTGTGCTGCTATATGCATGTGAACATCAACCAACGGTCCTATTTGAAAGCATTGGTGCCCTGCCCATATAGTAAATCATCACAATGACAAGGCCGTTGAAAGCATGCCAACATGTATAAACATATTACTTTTCAAGAAAAGCCTAAATATCAGTCCCAACCCTCAATCCGGATAAAGTTTCCTAAGGTACAGAACCAACGCTACAAGCAGGTGCAGCAGCAGAAACCAATCTCAGTTTTACAGAAAAGTTCAGGCAAACTGGTTTCAGAATTTCAAGAACAGGTAAACAAATCTACATTTTTTCAGAAATTTGCTTCTCCGACTTCAAATTCCTTGTCTTTACATAGGTCACAGTTgcaaacaaatcacaaaaaataaagCCAAGCATCAACTCTCTCGCATCAAAGCCCTCTGTCTTTCTAACATCAAACTCTCTCACAACAAAAATAGAACTTTGTCTATCTTCTCACATCTGAAAGCTATCACCACCCAATCTTTCAATTTCATACCAggtcacaccaaaaaaaaaagtcgccAATGTATCTCACTGTTCTCTAAAATTTCTCAATCTCTTTCATCATTTCATATTTGTGAGCTCACACCATCTTATATCTTCAACAATCAACATCATTTCCCTATCCAAATATTTCCATTCACAAATTAAACTTCTTGAGACCACTAATAACATAACCTCATATCAACCCCAACAATATAGCGAAATCAATGTGAGACCAAAGCCAATTCTTAACCAAACCCTAGCAAAGAGAgctaaaaaagcaaaaaaaatcaagaattagaaaaAGCAATCCGGGAGACGAACCACATGCTGCCACGATATTTGAGAGTATAAGGACCACTCTCAAGAGCACGATCGAAGTGGCTATGAACCTTATGCTTCCCTTTACCACTCTGATCAAGCAAAGAAAGCTCAAATAAAGCCCTAACATCGGTACCATCGCTAgctaaagcaataaaaacagatACATAAGCCGAATTATCCTCAGGATTCTTCCCATCAGGATAGAAATAGATTGCCCACTGGTAACCCCCGACGGTGAAAGTATCGCTCGCGATGTGTTTTCCGATCCCGATTCCTTTCGCCAATGAGTACCCTTTGATTGTAAAACTATGCGATCCGTTTATCGTCTGTGTTACCGATAGAGAAGTCGTCGTCGGTGGCGACGGCAtcttttgtctctcttcttcagattgatttggttttgtcttttttcttcctgacgaataaaaaaaaaatgactccAACGCGGTTTTTAGTTACAGAGACACGAACGGTCGgcggtaataaaaaaaaaaattaacacacgACGTCGTTTTTGTATAAACCTTATTTTACTCAACAACGTCGTTTTTGTAAATCTTATTAAACTCAACGACGGTAGTtaaaaaacataacacaacGGCGTCGTTTTATGAAAGAGTCGCCACCGAAGAAGGGTCGTCTCGGAGAAGCTTCAGATGTTATTATTCCGGCCACTGATTTGTTGTTCCTCCGATGTGCCGACTTGATTCTTCCATGGCTAAACCCTCAAGAGCTAGCCGTTGTTTCTCAAACCTGCAAAGCCTTATCCCTAATTTCGAAATCTATCACCACTCACCGATCCCATGACGCTGCACGGTTCTTCGAAAACATCGCAATCCCGTTTCGTAACTCAGTCGATTCTCAGCGGTACGCGTATTTCATCTACACACCGTTTCAGATCCCCGCTTCGTCTCTTCCGTCGCGTCAATGGTGGGGATCCGAGTCGACGAGACCTTCTGATCTTGACTCGGTGAGTGAAGTCGGACGTTTTGGGGTGAGTTTAGTGGACGAGTCAGGAGAGAGGATGTGTGGATGCGAGTGCGAGAGGTGTGAGGAAGGATACTGCAAGTGTTTAGCTTTCACGGCGGGGATGGAGGAGATTGCTAACGAGTGTGGGTCGGGTTGTGGATGCGGGTCGGATTGTTCGAACCGGGTTACACAAAAGGGGATTTCAGTTGGTTTGAAGGTTGTTAGAGATGAGAAGAAAGGTTGGTGCTTGTACGCTGATCAGCTTATCAAGCAAGGCCAATTCATCTGTGAATATGCAGGTTACAAATTACATTTTTGATTTCAGAATAGTTTAGTGATCTTTTTGATCTTTCAAAGTTGATTGATTTATCTTGGAAGTTGGAAAATTGAGCACAAgattggtttaagatttagcTTGGTGcattggtttaagatttagtTCTAGCATTTGTATTATAGTGTGATCTTTATAAGTGAAAGGTTTGATCTTTTGATGTGTTGATGTTTCAAGCGTTTAGTAGATAGTAACACGATACTGAGCTTGGACCTTGGAGATTAAATATAACAGTAAATCTTCTTTCTTGAATGTGATTTTGTGATCTTTGTTCTAAAGACCATTTATACATCTCCTCGTGAGAAGCCTTCAGCTTAGAGTTACagtgtttagagtttagactaATTTATCCAAAATTCAGAAgctggttttatgttttgtcttcttAGCTCAGCATTgtgttatagacttatagtgtGATCTCCATCAGTGAAAGGTTTGATCTTTTGATGTGTTCATGTTTCAATCGTTTAGAGGGTAACACGATGCTGAGATTGGAGATAACAGCAAATCTGTTTTCTTGAATGTGTTTTTATGATCTGTTGTAATGACCATTTATGAATCACCCTTGAGAGTCTTCAGCTTAAGTTTTAGACcagtttttttcaaaattcagaagctggttttgtgttttgtcttcttaCAGGTGAGCTATTAACAACAGATGAAGCACGTAAACGTCAAAGTATCTACGACAAACTCAGGTCAACACAATCCTTCGCTTCGGCACTTTTGGTTGTACGCGAGCACCTCCCTTCAGGAAACGCTTGTTTAAGAATAAACATCGACGCCACGAGAATTGGGAACATTGCTAGATTCATCAACCATTCTTGTGACGGTGGGAATCTCTCCACCGTTCTGTTGAGAAGCTCGGGGGCGTTGCTTCCTCGGCTCTGTTTCTTTGCAGCAAGGGACATATTTGCAGAGGAAGAGTTAACTTTCAGTTATGGAGATGTCAGTGTCAATGGAGAGAACAAGTTGAATTGCTGTTGCGGTAGTTCCTGCTGTATTGGAACGTTGCCTTGTGAGAATACCTGATttcatcatcaccttgtccTTTATCTATACTAATGTATTAAAACTCTTATTATTTGACTTTCGAGTTTATTTATCTAGCAAGATACAACCAACCACTTTGTCTTTCGgaagttacaatttttttaaatatattattgataaaTTTTACCCCACAATGCAATGAAATTTCAAGCAATCATCCTTCAGATAGTTCCAACATAGTTTTTCTATAAAAACGTTTATATCCCCtgctaacaaaataattaagaatcTGCTGATTAGGAGTAAGAAACTAGGAATAGGAGAAACTTATGTTTACCTTTCCCACTCTAATCAAGCAACTAAATCTAGAAGAGAGCCTTAACATCGGTGTCATGTAGTCATAGCTTGCCAAAGCAATGAAAACGGATAGTATAAAGATTGACCATTGATTGTGAAGCTGTGAGCCGTGAGCATGACAAGTTGCCATCGTCAGTGGTGATTGATAGCAACATAAGACGAACGACGCCGCTTCGTCTAAAGAACAGATGGGCCGCTTGAATAAAGAAGTAAGGCCCGTTTAGCCCCAATGGATCCAACGTTCGACTCCAACGGCTACTACGGCTACTACGGTCAATCCCCTCACCTAacagcaaaagcaaaagcaagcCAGCTTCACTTCAAGACAAAACGAGAGAGGAAGCTGCGTCTGTAATTGCCGTGTCTCAGGGTAAGAACAATAAAGAGAAGACGGTGGCCGCGTGTCCAGACAGTACAACTAAAGCAACCATAAAGCAATCAAGAGAGACAAAACAATATAATCGAGCTGTCTAACCAATTTGCAGCCTTAGATTCAAATTGTGTAATCGGATTCTGACATCTGTTAGGATACACTATACGACAGTTGTATAAATAAGCTGCTCACAGCATTGTAAACCTTTGAGCTGAATAATACAAAAGTTCCACATTTCACAAGTTATCCTACTCTGCTTTCAGTGACGCCATTTTCTTTGATTCCGTGGACACTCTTTTTTAATTCGAAAACCTTAAGCATCGTACGTATTTGCATACGTATAATTTATAGAAACCCCAATACCCTAAAACGGTCGCTTTAGGAAAGTTATGAACGCGCTTTTattcatgaaaaataaaataaaagtgccAACTATGACTGAGAATCTATTTTTAGATTCCGAAAAATCTATCACTAAACATATTTCTCTCATTTAAATCTATCACTAAAAtccatatttctttttttggtttccattTGAGCTTAAAGATTTCATACATTTAAGCAAAGTTCAAACAATAatatagttttaagttttagcaTATAGTACTTTTTTAACGCTAGTTAGCATGCCACTATGTATGAACGAACATTAACATAGGTGGTTACTCTATTTGTTCACTGCAGATGATGTTTATTTGAGTAATAAAAAAGGTATTATAAGTAatgaaatataatttgaatttcatgaagaaaaaaaaactattgtaaaaatgacaaaaaaaaagtaagaaaaaaagagaagggagGAATGTTGTGAAGAAAAGGAGCACGGCAGACATGAAGGTTGGTTAGCTTACAAAGAACTCCACACGAAACGGTCAACACGATTCTCGTGCCTCTCCTCTCTCAGACAATAACATATATGTACTCATCTTAGCTATATCCATATATACGATATTACGAATACGATACTTTTCTATACTAtactatttaatttgttattaatcATTGTAATCGTACGTTTGTTTAACCTTTTGAGACAACGAAACTAGCTATCTTTCTTTGTTCTGATTTAACTTCCTTTCAATACAtataaagaaaagttaaatGTGAATTTTCGTTATACCACATGCCAtgcaaagaagagaagactAAAAGATAACTTAATGATCCCCGACTCGTGAACAATATGGGCCTACGCCCAATAATTCTTGGTTATGTTCTAGACAACCTTCAAACTGATGTATGATTgagttttcaaaaaacaaaaaaagaagtcgTG
The Camelina sativa cultivar DH55 chromosome 15, Cs, whole genome shotgun sequence DNA segment above includes these coding regions:
- the LOC109124629 gene encoding BTB/POZ and MATH domain-containing protein 4-like, giving the protein MPSPPTTTSLSVTQTINGSHSFTIKGYSLAKGIGIGKHIASDTFTVGGYQWAIYFYPDGKNPEDNSAYVSVFIALASDGTDVRALFELSLLDQSGKGKHKVHSHFDRALESGPYTLKYRGSMWGYKRFFRRAMLETSDFLKDDCLKINCTVGVVVSEIDCPRLHSIHVPASDIGSHFGMLLENEDGSDITFNVSGEKFCAHRLVLAARSPVFESEFLDVVTGEEDRDIEVTDMEPKVFKALLHYIYKDALIEDAESSSSSGSSVGPSASDTLAAKLLGAADKYKLPRLSLMCESVLCKDISVDSVANILALADRYNASALKSVCLKFAAENLNAVIRSDGYDYLKEHCPSLQSELLKTFAGCEEELSGGGKTRSVWGQFSDGGADTNERNGRQPQTWGDVNGGAERSQSVWVQVVNSNASGRNNNNDNNNSDDPMAED
- the LOC104744471 gene encoding histone-lysine N-methyltransferase SUVR3-like, yielding MKESPPKKGRLGEASDVIIPATDLLFLRCADLILPWLNPQELAVVSQTCKALSLISKSITTHRSHDAARFFENIAIPFRNSVDSQRYAYFIYTPFQIPASSLPSRQWWGSESTRPSDLDSVSEVGRFGVSLVDESGERMCGCECERCEEGYCKCLAFTAGMEEIANECGSGCGCGSDCSNRVTQKGISVGLKVVRDEKKGWCLYADQLIKQGQFICEYAGELLTTDEARKRQSIYDKLRSTQSFASALLVVREHLPSGNACLRINIDATRIGNIARFINHSCDGGNLSTVLLRSSGALLPRLCFFAARDIFAEEELTFSYGDVSVNGENKLNCCCGSSCCIGTLPCENT